Proteins encoded by one window of Grus americana isolate bGruAme1 chromosome 7, bGruAme1.mat, whole genome shotgun sequence:
- the RHOBTB1 gene encoding rho-related BTB domain-containing protein 1 isoform X4: MWYQEIKHFCPRTPVILVGCQLDLRYADLEAVNRARRPLARPIKRGDILPPERGREVAKELGIPYYETSVFDQFGIKDVFDNAIRAALISRRHLQFWKSHLKKVQKPLLQAPFLPPKAPPPVIKIPECPVPSMNEAGYLLDSPLCADVMFVLQDQDYIFAHKIYLATSSSKFYDLFLMECEESPDLDETQCNKENTNKDVLTSHLETNGDSNEASLKSADVKIPPPESTDSLNMLEPEPGETNSAARSLSSWGKGFISVHKEMQVNPVSNRTCPVTVVKMDSSVQAGPFKTVLQFLYTGQLDENEKDLTRLAQIAEILEVFDLRMMVENIMNKEAFMNQEITKAFHVRKANRIKECLCKGTFSDVTFKLDDGTINAHKPLLICSCEWMSAMFGGSFIESSNSEVVLPNINKTSMQAVLDYLYTKQLSSSQELDTLELIALANRFCLPHLVALAEQHAVQELTKASMSGIAIDGEVLSYLELAQFHNANQLAAWCLHYICTNYNSVCSKFRKEIKAKSSDNQEYFERHRWPPVWYLKEEDHYQRVKKEREKEDVALNKHHSKRKWCFWNSSAVVA, from the exons ATGTGGTATCAAGAAATCAAGCACTTCTGTCCTCGCACACCTGTCATTCTGGTGGGCTGCCAACTAGATCTCCGCTATGCAGATCTTGAGGCTGTTAACAGAGCCAGACGGCCTTTGGCAAG GCCCATAAAAAGAGGAGACATTTTGCCACCAGAAAGAGGCAGAGAGGTTGCCAAGGAACTTGGGATACCATACTATGAAACCAGTGTATTTGACCAGTTTGGGATTAAAGACGTGTTTGACAATGCAATTAGAGCTGCCCTGATCTCCAGAAGACACCTGCAGTTCTGGAAATCTCATTTGAAGAAGGTCCAAAAACCTTTGCTTCAGGCTCCATTCCTACCTCCAAAAGCCCCTCCTCCAGTTATCAAAATTCCTGAGTGTCCCGTACCGAGCATGAATGAAGCTGGATATTTATTGGACAGCCCTCTTTGTGCAGATGTTATGTTTGTTCTCCAGGACCAGGACTACATTTTTGCTCACAAGATTTACCTAGCTACCTCCTCTTCAAAGTTTTATGACCTTTTCTTAATGGAATGTGAGGAAAGTCCAGACTTGGATGAAACACAgtgtaataaagaaaatacaaataaggaTGTTCTGACAAGTCACCTTGAGACAAATGGTGACAGCAATGAGGCATCCTTAAAATCTGCTGATGTTAAAATTCCCCCACCAGAAAGTACTGACTCTTTAAACATGCTAGAACCTGAACCTGGTGAAACAAATTCTGCAGCAAGATCTCTGTCATCCTGGGGTAAGGGGTTTATTAGTGTGCATAAGGAAATGCAAGTGAATCCTGTCTCAAATAGGACGTGTCCTGTAACTGTGGTAAAAATGGATTCATCTGTGCAGGCCGGaccttttaaaactgttttgcagtttttatACACAGGGCAActggatgaaaatgaaaaagatctCACAAGACTAGCTCAGATTGCTGAAATCTTGGAAGTATTTGATTTGCGAATGATGGTGGAGAATATTATGAATAAAGAAGCCTTCATGAATCAAGAAATTACGAAAGCATTTCATGTTAGAAAAGCTAATCGGATAAAAGAGTGCCTTTGCAAAGGGACATTTTCTG ATGTGACATTTAAATTGGATGATGGAACCATAAATGCCCACAAGCCACTGCTGATCTGTAGCTGTGAATGGATGTCTGCTATGTTTGGAGGATCATTTATTGAAAGCTCAAACAGTGAG GTAGTTCTTCCCAACATAAACAAGACTTCCATGCAAGCAGTTTTAGATTACTTGTATACCAAGCAACTGTCCTCCAGTCAGGAACTGGACACACTTGAGTTAATCGCATTGGCAAATAGGTTTTGCCTTCCTCACCTGGTGGCACTAGCAG AACAGCATGCAGTACAAGAGCTGACAAAAGCCTCCATGAGCGGCATTGCAATAGATGGGGAAGTACTCTCCTATTTGGAATTGGCACAG tttcaCAACGCTAACCAGCTGGCAGCTTGGTGCTTGCACTACATCTGCACCAATTACAACAGTGTTTGCTCCAAATTCCGCAAGGAAATCAAAGCTAAATCTTCAG ataATCAAGAATATTTTGAGAGGCATCGCTGGCCGCCTGTGTGGTATTTAAAGGAAGAAGATCACTACCAGcgagttaaaaaagaaagagaaaaggaagatgtgGCACTGAATAAACATCATTCAAAGCGGAAGTGGTGCTTCTGGAATTCCTCTGCTGTAGTTGCCTGA